Genomic DNA from Alistipes indistinctus YIT 12060:
GGTGACGGTTCGGGTCTCATATTCGAGCTATTTTCCGTGCGGCTATAATGTAACCACCGGATATGCGACTGGCGGGGATTTCCGGACCGATGTGGCTTTTACCGGGGCTGTTTCGGAATTGGGCGCGACCTCGGCGGTGCTGGCCTTCGACTATGTGTTCATCTGCACCGAATCCACCGTGGTCTATGCCGATATAGAGGCATATGACGCTGCCGGAGGCCTCATTTCTCGAAACACCGGGATCCGCGTTCCCCTCGAGCGTGGTAAACTCACGACCGTTGAGGGGGCATTCCTGACCCAAAGTTACGACAACGGCGATATCGGTATCGACGACCGTTTCGACGGGGAGATCGTCGTGACGCTGCCGAACTGACCCTGCGACGGGACAAATTGCATTTCAATCTTTCCGGTATTATAAAACCCCAAAACAAATTCGCTATGAAAAACTTATTACTTGTGCTCACGGGTGCGCTCCTGTTGCTGATGGGGGGCTGTACCAAAGACCCTGCGACGGGCTCCGGCCAGGGAGAAGTCACCGTTAACCTGACGGCGTCTCTTCCTACGGCGATCCAGAGCTATTCGACCAAAGCGTCCAATCAGGGCGGGATCAACAATGTGACTGACAAAACCCTGCGCTACATTCTCGAGGTGTACGATGAAAGCGGTAATTTTATCATGCGCAAGACCGTTTTCAAGGCTCCCGGCGCTTTTACCGATCCGGCTTCGTTCTCGCTGACCCTGCTGGCCCAAAAATACAAGTTCGCCTTCTGGGCCGATTTCGTGGCTTCGGAAGCCGATGCCGATCTTTATTACAGCACCCTCTCCGCGACCGATCACGGCCTGCAGGCGGTAGCGCTGAAAACCGCCCCTTATGCGATTAACGATGAGGCCCGGGACGCTTATACGGCGACCCTGGATGCGGACCTCTCCTCTTCGTCGCTGAACCGGACCGTAACGCTCAAACGGCCGTTCGGCAAAATCCGCCTGCTGGCTACCGACCTGGCTGCAGCGGCGTCGCAGGGGTACACGCCCACACAGACGAGCATTGCCTATACGGTCGAGCTGCCCACTACGTTTAATGCCCTGACGGGGGCGGCGCAGGCCTCTCCGACGGCCCTGCCTTCGGCAACGGCGGCGATCCTGGATGAGGACGTTACGGGCGGCAAAGTGATTGCGCTGGACTATGTTTTCGCCGGGGTGAAGCCGACGGTCAGCCTGACCTTCTCGGCTTCCGGTACAGGAGGGACGACCGAGCGGGCGATCGAAACGATTCCGGTCGAGGCCAATAAGCTGACGACTGTCAAAGGTGCGCTGTTTACCCGCGGAGCGAACCTGTCTGTGTCGGTCAGCGACGAATTCAACGAGCCGGGAAACGAAATGGAACTGACCGAGGTGAACTCCATCGACGAAGTGGCTACGGCCCTCAGCGGCGGCGATCAGATGCTGGTGGTGAAGGATGAGGTGCAGGAAAGCAAGTCCATCGATTTTTCGGCCGCCTCCACCCCGTATCAGGGAACGGAGACGGTGGCCGTGACGCTGAATGCGGTGGCCTCAGGGGCCGCGGTCACTTTCCAGGCTACGGCTGATGCTCCCAAAAACCTGGCGATTACGATGCCCGAAGGACATTCCGTGACGCTCAATATGCCCAATACGACCGTAACCCTCAACGGTAGGCATTACAGCTCCGTAGATGCGATTACGGCCACCAGCACGCTGATCGTGCCGCGTGACGTTACGGTTGAAAACCTGACCCTGCGCCAGGGCAACGTTAAAATCTACGGTGTCGTGGACAATGTGACCAAGGTCGGGGGCTATGCGGATAAGCTCATCCGCTGCGTGGCTTCGCAGGCCGATCTCGACCGCGCCCTGGCCGACGACAAGAGCGGGTACGATTATTTGCTGATCGAACAGCCCGTTTCGGGACTCGATGCCAAGGGAGCCACCCTCGCCGCACCTTTGGAAATTGCGGCCAATGCCGAGTTGAGCAACCTGACGATCGATGCGCCTGCCGGTAACGGCATCACCCTCGCGGCCGACAATATCAATGTCGTGCTGGACGGGGTAACGGTTCGCCAGAACGAGGCCGATGTCAATGCCGCGCGGAATTGCGCGATCCTGGCCGCCGGTTATAATAATCTGACCCTGCTGGTGAAGAATTCGGACCTGATCGTTCCGAAAGCCAACCAGAGGGGGGTCAATATCCACGGTGCGAAGGACGCTGCGAGTGTTTGCCGCGTGACGCTGGACAATACCCACATAGGCCCGCAGCCGCGAAGCGGCGATCCGGGCAACGTCGCTTACACCCCGGAGCAAAATACGGCGTTTAAGAAAATGTCCGACTCGCGCGGTATCGGCATCGGTGCCCATGCCGGCAATATCATCGTTCGACTGCAGAATAAATCGGTTGTCGAAGGCGTATTTTACGTTTTCAACGCCACGCAGCACAGCGATAAATTCGAAGTGTACGTGGACGACTCGCGCCTGGACGGACGCTGTGCGTTCAACCTGTGGAGCGACGGGGGGAGCGTTATCAACGTGACGAACGGCTCCGAGCTGATCGGGCGTAATCCGTTCCCGGGCCCGACCGAGATATTCGCGACTATCGTGGTCTGCGAGAAGGACGGCAACTGGGCCGGTGCCGCAAATCACGTGATCACGGTGAAGGATTCGAGGATTTACAGCTACAATGATCCGGAGACCGACACCAATATCCAGTATGCGGCACAGTTGCGTTCGCCCCGTAAAAATGTCCTGAATCTGCGCGGTACCACCGCGATTTACGACCAGAGTGCGACGAAACGCTTGCCTTATGCTGTCCAGGTGCAGAATTGGATCAATGAGGTGAACGTGGAACCGTCCGTTGTCATGTACGGCAACGATCAGGCGACGATCGTTTCGCCGGCCGACTGACACGGTTTCGCGTCCCGGGCTGCCTTCGGGAGCATACGGGCGTAAACTTCAACTGACGGTTACTGTAGTTTCGATAATAGTCCGATAGAATCGCTTCAATGGTTACCGTCCGTTTATGGAACAGGGACCGGATTTCCGAAGGGAATCCGGTCCCTGCTTTTTCAGATCAATCTGCGGGATTTGCTTTTTGAGGAGAATCCTGTTCAAGTCAATATTCGTTCCAGCTTTTGATCTGGATCTCGTCCGGGGCGAGGCGGCAGAAAGCCGTGATGAAGGCGCTTGCGAGCCGGGCGTTCGTGATCAGCGGGATGTTGAAGTCGATCGCGCTGCGCCGGATCGTGTAGTCGTTGTTCAGCTCGTCTTTCGAGAGGTTCTTCGGGATGTTCACCACCAGGTCGATCTTCTTCTCCTTGATGTAGTCGAGCGTGTTGGGCTGCTCGTTCTGGTCGGGCCAGTGCAGTACCGTCGCATGCACGCCGTTCAGTTCGAGGAAGGCCGCCGTACCTTTCGTCGCAAAGATGTTGTAACCTTTTTGTTGCAGGGCCTTCGCCGCCGAGAGCATGTCCATCTTCGAGCGCGAGTCGCCGGTCGAGAGCAGGATGTTCTTTTTCGGGATCGCATAGCCCACCGAGATCATGCTCTTGAGGATCGCCTCGTGGAAATCCTCGCCGATGCAGCCCACTTCGCCGGTCGAGGCCATCTCGACGCCGAGTACCGGGTCGGCCTTTTGCAGTCGCGAGAACGAGAACTGCGGCGCCTTGATGCCGACATAGTCCAATTCGAAGGCCGATTTGTGCGGGACTTCGGGATCGACTCCCAGCATCACCTTCGTCGCGATGTCGATGAAGTTTACTTTCAGCACCTTCGAGACGAACGGGAAACTGCGCGAGGCGCGCAGGTTGCACTCGATCACCTTGATCTCGTTGTCCTTGGCCATCAGCTGCATGTTGAACGGGCCGGAGATGTTGAGCATCCGCGCCACCTCGCGGCTGATCTTCTTGATGCGGCGCATCGTCTCGACATACATCTTTTGCGGCGGGAAGACCATCGTCGCGTCGCCCGAGTGGACACCCGCGAACTCGACGTGCTCCGAGATGGCGTAGATCAGCACTTCGCCGTCTTTGGCCACTGCGTCGATCTCGACCTCTTTCGCGTGTTCGATGAATTCGGTCACTACCACCGGATACTGTTTCGATACGCTGGTGGCCAGCGTCAGGAAATGTTCCAGTTCGGAGCGGTTCGAGACAACGTTCATCGCGGCGCCCGAGAGGACGTACGACGGCCGGATCAGCACCGGGAAACCCACTTCGTCGACGAATTTATAGATGTCGTCCATCGTCGTCAGCTCCCTCCAGCGCGGCTGGTCGACGCCGATCTTGTCGAGCATCGACGAAAACTTGTGGCGGTCTTCGGCGTTGTCGATGTTTTCGGCCGAGGTGCCGAGGATCGGCACATGTTCGTTGTGCAGCCGCATCGCGAGGTTGTTCGGGATCTGGCCGCCGGTCGAGACGACCACCCCTTTGGGTTCCTCGAGGTCGGTGATGTCGAGCACGCGCTCCAGGGTCAGCTCGTCGAAGTAGAGCCGGTCGCAGACGTCGTAGTCGGTCGAGACCGTTTCGGGATTGTAGTTGATCATCACCGAGCGGTAACCCTGTTCGCGGATCGTCTTCAGCGCACTGACGCTGCACCAGTCGAATTCCACGGAGCTGCCGATGCGGTAGGCTCCCGAACCCAGTACGATCACCGAGCGGTGGTCGTGTGCGAAATCTATATCGTTCGAAGTTCCGTTGTAGGTGACGTAGAGGTAGTTGGTCTGGGCCGGGTATTCGGCTCCCAGCGTGTCGATCTGCTTGACGACCGGGGTGATGCCGCGCTCCTTGCGGTGGCGGCGGACCTTCAGCATATCGGCCTCGATCTCGTCGGACTTGCTGTGGCTGACCGTACGGGCCAGCTGGAAGTCCGAGAAACCGCGCTGTTTCGCTTCGCGGATCAGTTCATCGGGCACGTCGGCGATACCGTTGTGCTTTTCGAGCTCGCCCTCGATGCAGATGATGTTTTCGAGCTTCTCGAGGAACCATTTGTCGATTCGGGTCAGCTCGTGGATGCGTTCGATCGTGTAGCCCTGTTTGAGCGCGTGGGCGATCACGAAGATGCGTTTGTCGGTGGGATGCGTGAGCGCCTCGTCGATGTCGATGCCGGCGAACGCCTTGTTCGCGACGAACCCGTGCATGCCCTGTCCGATCATGCGCAGCCCTTTCTGGATCACCTCTTCGAAGCAGCGCCCGATGGCCATCACCTCGCCGACCGATTTCATGCTGGAGCCCAACTCGCGCGAGACGCCTTTGAACTTGCCGAGATCCCAGCGCGGAATCTTGCAGACGATGTAGTCGAGAGCCGGTTCGAAGCAGGCGGTCGTACTCTTCGTGACGGCGTTTTTCAGTTCGTGCAGCCCGTAGCCGAGCCCCAGTTTCGCGGCGACGAAGGCGAGCGGGTAACCGGTGGCCTTCGACGCGAGTGCCGACGAGCGGCTCAGGCGCGCGTTCACTTCGATCACGCGGTAATCTTCCGAGTCGGGGTCGAGTGCGTACTGAACGTTGCACTCGCCGACGATCCCGATGTGGCGGATGATCTTGATCGCCAGTTTTCTCAGTTTATGGTATTCGGCGTTCGAAAGGGTCTGCGACGGGGCTACGACGATGCTCTCGCCGGTGTGGATGCCCAGCGGGTCGAAGTTTTCCATGTTGCAGACGGTGATGCAGTTGTCGTAGCGGTCCCGCACTACCTCGTATTCCACCTCTTTCCACCCTTTGAGCGATTTCTCGACCAGGATCTGCGGCGAGTAGGTGAACGCCTTGCTGGCGAGCGTATCGAGCTCCTCGTCGTTGTCGCAGAAGCCTGATCCGAGGCCGCCGAGGGTATAGGCCGCCCGGATGATGACCGGGTAGCCCAACTCGTGCGCGACGCGTTTCGCTTCGGCGACGGTCGTCACGGCTTCGCTTTTGATCGTCTTGACATCGATCTGGTCGAGCTTGTGCACGAACTTCTCGCGGTCTTCGGTGTCGATAATTGCCTGCACGGGCGTTCCCAGGACCTGCACGCCGTATTTTTCGAGCACGCCGCTCTGGTAGAGTTTGACGCCGCAGTTCAGCGCCGTTTGGCCGCCGAATGCGAGCAGGATGCCCTGCGGCCGCTCCCTGGCGATCACCTGCTCGACGAATTCGGGCGTAACGGGTAGGAAGTAGACTTTGTCGGCGATGTTCTCCGAGGTCTGGATCGTCGCGATGTTGGGGTTGATCAGCACCGTGTAGACGCCCTCTTCCTTGAGGGCCTTGAGCGCCTGCGAGCCCGAATAGTCGAACTCGCCGGCCTCGCCGATCTTCAGGGCGCCCGAACCGAGCAGGATGACTTTTTCTATTTTGTTTTGCATAATTCTTGATTTTAAGGCTTTCTCAATCTGGTAATTCCGTTCAGGTGTTGCGCCCGGTTCGCCGGGCCCGCACACGGCCCGGCGAACCGGGCTTACCGTTTTGAGCCGGCGTGATCCCGGATGTTGCGAATGAAGTCGTCGAACAGGAATTCAGTGTCTACCGGGCCGCCCGAGGCCTCCGGGTGGAACTGCACCGAGAAGAAGGGAAGGCGTTTGTGCCGGATGCCTTCGCTCGTACCGTCGTTCAGGTTGACGAAGTAAGGTTCCCAGTCGGGGCCCAGCGTGTCGGTGTTGACCGCGAAGCCGTGATTCTGCGACGTGATGACCGCTTTGTTCGTGCCGACCATCAGCGCGGGCTGGTTGTGGCTGCGGTGGCCGTACTTGAGTTTGAAAGTGGTCGCGCCGGCGGCGATCGAAAGCAGCTGGTTGCCGAGGCAGATGCCGAAGATCGGCTTACCGAGGGCCATCGCCTTTTTGATGTTCGAGATCGTGGCGGTGCATTGCTGCGGGTCGCCGGGACCGTTGGAGAGCATCACCCCGTCGTAATCGAGGGCGGTGAAATCATAGTCCCACGGCACGCGGATCACCGTGGCGCCGCGCGAAAGCAGGCAGCGGATGATGTTGTACTTGCAGCCGCAGTCGACCAGCACGATCTTCATCGGGCCGTCGCCGTAGGTTTCGACCTGCGGCGTACTCACTTCGGCGGCGAGGTTGCGCAGGTTCGGATCGTCGAATGCGGCCGGTTCCGCGCTTCCTTCGACGACGATCTTGCCCAGCATGACTCCCCGTTCGCGGATGATCTTCGTGAGTTGGCGCGTGTCGATCCCCCAGACGGCGGGAACGCCGTTTTCGCGCAGCCATTCTCCGAGGCTTTCGCCCGCATTCCAGTGGCTGTATTCGAACGAGTAGTCCGAAATGACCAACCCCTTAACATGAATACGGTCTGACTCGAAAAACTTGAGCAGACCGTATTCACTTTCTTTTTGGGGAACGCCGTAATTACCAACGAGCGGATAGGTGGAGACCAGGATTTGACCGCTGTAGGATGGATCGGTGAGACTTTCGGGATAGCCTGTCATGGCTGTGTTGAAAACGACTTCACCGGTAGTGGCCGTTTCGGCCCCGAAAGAGTAACCGGTGAAAGTTGTCCCGTCTTCCAGAATGAGACGGGCGGATTTTTTGTCAGACATTCTTTATCAGTAAGTTAAGTATTTATACCACTTGCTGAAACTGTCTTCTTCTCAGAATAGTTTCTGAAATGCAAAGGTACGCAGTGGTTTTTTGTTTTGCAAATCGCACGGGAATTTTTCTCAAAAATCGTTCCGTATCCCGAGGAACTGCGTGGATGGATCGCCGTCGTGTACGGGAGAATGCGCATACAAAATCGTGTAAAAAGTAATGGTACGGGTGTCTGATTTGCGGACAGTTTCGATGATTGCCGCACCGGGGATCTGAATGCCGGTATTCAACCTGTGGAGATTCTGGAGGTGCGGTAGTTTTCCCGGGTTTTGTTACATTTGTGTCGTATATGCTCTCCGTCCGTCAATCGGTGCGGTATGATCCGGGGCATGTTCGCATAATCGATGATAAAAATGTTGACCAAAGCCGAAATACAGACGATCCGCTCGCTCGGGGACAAAAAAGGGCGGAACGCAGCGGGATTGTTCGTCGCCGAAGGGCCCAAACTGGTGACGGAACTGGTTGCGGGTATGGGAATGGCTGCACCGCTCCGCGTGCGGCGGGTGCTGTGTACCGTAGCGGGAGCGGAGTATTTTGGCAAGGCTGTACGCGCTCTTCGGGGAGGCCATGCTGTCGGCGGCCCGGGCGATGTTTTGGGAGAAAGTTCTGGTATCGTCCGGTCGCAAAACAGTGGCATGCAGAGCCCGGGAGGTTGGCACGGCGGTCCGGAGGTGATTTCACACAAGGAGATGGAGCGGATCAGCTCCCTGAAAACGCCGTCGGATATGCTGGCGCTCGTGGAAATTCCCCGGCACGGTTTGTCGGTAAGGGGACTTTCCGGGGAGCTCTCGCTCGCATTGGACGGAGTGCAGGATCCCGGCAATATGGGGACGATCCTGCGCCTGGCCGATTGGTTCGGTATGCGTGACGTGATCTGCTCGGAGACGACGGCTGACTGCTTTAACCCGAAGGTGGTGCAGGCCACGATGGGAGCGATCGCGAGGGTGCGCGTGCATTATGTGCCGCTGGCGCGATGGCTCGGGGAGGTGCGTGCTGCGGGTATTCCGGTGTACGGAACCTTTCTGGACGGCGAACCGATTTACGATGCCGCCCTCTCTCCCGGCGGTGTGATTGTGATGGGCAGCGAAGGGCAGGGCGTTTCACCGGAGGTAGCGGAACTCGTTTCGCGGCGGCTGTTTATTCCTCCGTTTCCGGTAGGTGAACCCACGTCCGAATCGCTCAATGTCGCTACGGCCACGGCCATCGTCTGCTCGGAGTTCCGGCGCAGGGGTTAGCGTTGGGCTTTGACAGTGGAAATCTGTTTTT
This window encodes:
- a CDS encoding DUF6562 domain-containing protein, which produces MKNLLLVLTGALLLLMGGCTKDPATGSGQGEVTVNLTASLPTAIQSYSTKASNQGGINNVTDKTLRYILEVYDESGNFIMRKTVFKAPGAFTDPASFSLTLLAQKYKFAFWADFVASEADADLYYSTLSATDHGLQAVALKTAPYAINDEARDAYTATLDADLSSSSLNRTVTLKRPFGKIRLLATDLAAAASQGYTPTQTSIAYTVELPTTFNALTGAAQASPTALPSATAAILDEDVTGGKVIALDYVFAGVKPTVSLTFSASGTGGTTERAIETIPVEANKLTTVKGALFTRGANLSVSVSDEFNEPGNEMELTEVNSIDEVATALSGGDQMLVVKDEVQESKSIDFSAASTPYQGTETVAVTLNAVASGAAVTFQATADAPKNLAITMPEGHSVTLNMPNTTVTLNGRHYSSVDAITATSTLIVPRDVTVENLTLRQGNVKIYGVVDNVTKVGGYADKLIRCVASQADLDRALADDKSGYDYLLIEQPVSGLDAKGATLAAPLEIAANAELSNLTIDAPAGNGITLAADNINVVLDGVTVRQNEADVNAARNCAILAAGYNNLTLLVKNSDLIVPKANQRGVNIHGAKDAASVCRVTLDNTHIGPQPRSGDPGNVAYTPEQNTAFKKMSDSRGIGIGAHAGNIIVRLQNKSVVEGVFYVFNATQHSDKFEVYVDDSRLDGRCAFNLWSDGGSVINVTNGSELIGRNPFPGPTEIFATIVVCEKDGNWAGAANHVITVKDSRIYSYNDPETDTNIQYAAQLRSPRKNVLNLRGTTAIYDQSATKRLPYAVQVQNWINEVNVEPSVVMYGNDQATIVSPAD
- the carB gene encoding carbamoyl-phosphate synthase (glutamine-hydrolyzing) large subunit, producing MQNKIEKVILLGSGALKIGEAGEFDYSGSQALKALKEEGVYTVLINPNIATIQTSENIADKVYFLPVTPEFVEQVIARERPQGILLAFGGQTALNCGVKLYQSGVLEKYGVQVLGTPVQAIIDTEDREKFVHKLDQIDVKTIKSEAVTTVAEAKRVAHELGYPVIIRAAYTLGGLGSGFCDNDEELDTLASKAFTYSPQILVEKSLKGWKEVEYEVVRDRYDNCITVCNMENFDPLGIHTGESIVVAPSQTLSNAEYHKLRKLAIKIIRHIGIVGECNVQYALDPDSEDYRVIEVNARLSRSSALASKATGYPLAFVAAKLGLGYGLHELKNAVTKSTTACFEPALDYIVCKIPRWDLGKFKGVSRELGSSMKSVGEVMAIGRCFEEVIQKGLRMIGQGMHGFVANKAFAGIDIDEALTHPTDKRIFVIAHALKQGYTIERIHELTRIDKWFLEKLENIICIEGELEKHNGIADVPDELIREAKQRGFSDFQLARTVSHSKSDEIEADMLKVRRHRKERGITPVVKQIDTLGAEYPAQTNYLYVTYNGTSNDIDFAHDHRSVIVLGSGAYRIGSSVEFDWCSVSALKTIREQGYRSVMINYNPETVSTDYDVCDRLYFDELTLERVLDITDLEEPKGVVVSTGGQIPNNLAMRLHNEHVPILGTSAENIDNAEDRHKFSSMLDKIGVDQPRWRELTTMDDIYKFVDEVGFPVLIRPSYVLSGAAMNVVSNRSELEHFLTLATSVSKQYPVVVTEFIEHAKEVEIDAVAKDGEVLIYAISEHVEFAGVHSGDATMVFPPQKMYVETMRRIKKISREVARMLNISGPFNMQLMAKDNEIKVIECNLRASRSFPFVSKVLKVNFIDIATKVMLGVDPEVPHKSAFELDYVGIKAPQFSFSRLQKADPVLGVEMASTGEVGCIGEDFHEAILKSMISVGYAIPKKNILLSTGDSRSKMDMLSAAKALQQKGYNIFATKGTAAFLELNGVHATVLHWPDQNEQPNTLDYIKEKKIDLVVNIPKNLSKDELNNDYTIRRSAIDFNIPLITNARLASAFITAFCRLAPDEIQIKSWNEY
- the carA gene encoding glutamine-hydrolyzing carbamoyl-phosphate synthase small subunit; this encodes MSDKKSARLILEDGTTFTGYSFGAETATTGEVVFNTAMTGYPESLTDPSYSGQILVSTYPLVGNYGVPQKESEYGLLKFFESDRIHVKGLVISDYSFEYSHWNAGESLGEWLRENGVPAVWGIDTRQLTKIIRERGVMLGKIVVEGSAEPAAFDDPNLRNLAAEVSTPQVETYGDGPMKIVLVDCGCKYNIIRCLLSRGATVIRVPWDYDFTALDYDGVMLSNGPGDPQQCTATISNIKKAMALGKPIFGICLGNQLLSIAAGATTFKLKYGHRSHNQPALMVGTNKAVITSQNHGFAVNTDTLGPDWEPYFVNLNDGTSEGIRHKRLPFFSVQFHPEASGGPVDTEFLFDDFIRNIRDHAGSKR
- a CDS encoding TrmH family RNA methyltransferase; this encodes MLTKAEIQTIRSLGDKKGRNAAGLFVAEGPKLVTELVAGMGMAAPLRVRRVLCTVAGAEYFGKAVRALRGGHAVGGPGDVLGESSGIVRSQNSGMQSPGGWHGGPEVISHKEMERISSLKTPSDMLALVEIPRHGLSVRGLSGELSLALDGVQDPGNMGTILRLADWFGMRDVICSETTADCFNPKVVQATMGAIARVRVHYVPLARWLGEVRAAGIPVYGTFLDGEPIYDAALSPGGVIVMGSEGQGVSPEVAELVSRRLFIPPFPVGEPTSESLNVATATAIVCSEFRRRG